The proteins below are encoded in one region of Spirochaetota bacterium:
- a CDS encoding HAMP domain-containing histidine kinase: MSTTLLNNNKNISIFHSNIILEILSELNNLLFEDIICQKFLLKLSIHFFIDKAAIYLKDYNEPSFYLVSKMGIINTKYQYSIKEKEIITMNNLKIPLIFNKIQKNQTIFEFFNESKKALILPLIFVDEMIGFVLITRNLDIDFLNEEINLIIACVDELSKSLNSIIFIRKNQISQAKLTESHEQLKSFETLKNSFIYNITHEFRTPLVTIKGYLDLLNEEDLGELNQQQKKALQIIIKNSNNLSYMIDNLLLFIQISDKIKNFNREKINICEFVKSIIKEYENINTPIILSTQSNEIFIKINPEFIRIAIKQLIDNAIKFNKDNKPIMISIEKDENYAYIFIIDKGIGMDEETINNIFKLFYQHSKDLSRKYGGLGFGLSLTKKILELHNFKLIIESKLNEGTKIGFKANISKD, from the coding sequence ATGAGTACAACATTATTAAATAACAATAAAAATATCTCTATTTTTCATTCAAATATAATTTTAGAAATATTATCAGAACTTAACAATCTTCTATTTGAAGATATTATTTGTCAAAAATTTTTATTAAAATTATCTATTCATTTTTTTATTGATAAAGCTGCAATATATTTAAAAGATTATAATGAACCATCTTTTTATTTAGTTTCAAAAATGGGTATAATTAACACAAAATATCAATATTCAATAAAAGAAAAAGAAATTATTACAATGAATAATTTAAAAATCCCTCTTATCTTCAACAAAATACAAAAAAATCAAACAATATTTGAGTTTTTTAATGAATCAAAAAAAGCCTTAATTTTACCTTTAATTTTCGTTGATGAAATGATCGGTTTTGTTTTAATTACAAGAAATCTTGATATAGATTTTTTAAATGAAGAAATTAATCTTATTATAGCTTGTGTAGATGAGCTATCAAAATCTTTAAATAGTATTATTTTTATAAGAAAGAACCAAATATCCCAAGCTAAATTGACAGAATCACATGAACAATTAAAATCATTTGAAACCTTAAAAAACTCTTTTATTTATAATATCACACATGAATTTAGAACCCCTTTAGTAACAATCAAAGGATATCTTGATCTTTTAAATGAAGAAGACCTTGGCGAACTAAATCAACAACAGAAAAAAGCTCTCCAAATAATAATTAAAAACAGTAATAATCTTTCATATATGATTGATAACCTTTTGTTATTTATACAAATATCTGATAAAATAAAAAATTTTAATAGAGAAAAAATAAATATTTGTGAATTTGTTAAATCTATTATTAAAGAATATGAGAATATAAATACACCAATAATTTTAAGTACTCAATCAAATGAAATATTTATCAAAATAAATCCAGAATTTATTAGAATAGCTATAAAACAACTTATTGATAATGCTATTAAATTCAACAAAGACAATAAACCAATAATGATATCTATAGAGAAAGATGAAAATTACGCTTATATTTTTATTATTGATAAAGGTATTGGGATGGATGAGGAGACAATTAATAATATATTTAAACTTTTTTATCAGCATTCTAAAGATCTTTCAAGAAAATATGGAGGACTTGGATTTGGTCTATCATTAACAAAAAAAATATTAGAACTGCATAATTTTAAGTTAATAATAGAATCCAAACTAAATGAAGGGACAAAAATTGGATTTAAAGCAAATATTTCAAAAGATTGA